One Corvus cornix cornix isolate S_Up_H32 chromosome 10, ASM73873v5, whole genome shotgun sequence genomic region harbors:
- the SEMA7A gene encoding semaphorin-7A, which yields MGWRRSPVALLLALWLGQLGTWAAGRPKVNPRIIAAPQGAKEYVFPRRERFPVFFHQENTSSIFVGGEGRLYYYDFASRENYTEEFPVKNEGQCVMSGNLEDSRNYLTLVEQYGDGLLVCGTGACAPTCWNVTQRKESPPWDGRGIAPFTPDSNTLVVVDGQDIYSTIKKSQQNGKIPRFRRVRGGGELYTSDTVMQNPQFVKATTLRHEEPHQDKIYYFFREDNPDKSPEAPRNISRVAQLCKEDKGGTSSLSASKWTTFLKGLILLPPQ from the exons ATGGGCTGGAGGAGGTCGCCTGTTGCCCTCCTGCTGGCCCTGTGGCTCGGCCAGCTGGGCACGTGGGCAGCGGGGCGCCCCAAGGTGAACCCCAGGATCATCGCGGCTCCCCAAG gtgccaaGGAATATGTGTTCCCGCGGAGGGAGAGGTTCCCGGTGTTCTTCCACCAGGAAAACACCTCCTCCATCTTCGTCGGGGGCGAGGGGAGGCTCTACTACTACGACTTTGCAAGCCGCGAGAACTACACG GAAGAGTTCCCAGTGAAAAATGAAGGCCAGTGCGTGATGTCTGGGAATTTG GAGGACAGCCGGAATTACCTGACCTTGGTGGAGCAGTACGGGGACGGGCTCCTGGTGTGCGGGACCGGCGCCTGCGCTCCCACCTGCTGGAATGTG ACGCAGAGGAAGGAGAGCCCGCCCTGGGATGGGAGAGGGATCGCTCCCTTCACCCCCGACTCCAACACGCTCGTCGTCGTCGATG GCCAGGACATCTACTCCACCATCAAGAAGAGCCAGCAGAACGGGAAGATCCCGCGTTTCCGCCGCGTCAGGGGCGGCGGAGAGCTCTACACCAGCGACACGGTGATGCAGA acCCTCAGTTTGTCAAGGCCACCACGCTGAGGCACGAGGAGCCTCACCAGGACAAGATTTATTACTTCTTCCGCGAGGACAACCCCGACAAGAGCCCCGAGGCGCCCAGGAACATCTCGCGGGTGGCCCAGCTGTGTAAG GAGGACAAGGGAGGAACCAGCTCCCTCTCGGCCTCCAAGTGGACCACGTTCCTCAAG GGTCTCATCCTGCTTCCACCACAGtga